From one Deinococcus sp. NW-56 genomic stretch:
- a CDS encoding EAL domain-containing protein, translating into MSSPSGPSLSSPVSPPVTCDCDLLAPPVGSPTTGLYLRSTSRHVERRLTAWLAALDIRHEQRPEGSLVLREGFGTLEALLDAFSPTERADLFAAPCRGDGAPDPWQMAPLERWVQRLGSDWFFAASEQLCFHMQPIVHLRGGEVYGYEALVRAPGQAGLIGAGALLQAASAHGQARAFDAQARRGAIRQLYPQLAPQQVLFINFAPGVVYNPDVCLQTTFQTCREVGADFSRLLFEVTESEAFPDLGLLRRILDRYRAEGAQVALDDLGAGHTSLTYLAELRPDVVKLDRALISGLHADDRRTPLVLALIEYAHDLGIRVVAEGIETGTELCVVRDLGADYAQGYFLGRPAPTPAGVAPGAAGLWSGR; encoded by the coding sequence ATGTCGTCCCCCTCCGGCCCCTCCCTCAGCAGCCCAGTTTCTCCACCGGTGACCTGCGACTGCGACCTGCTCGCGCCTCCTGTCGGCTCCCCCACCACCGGGCTGTACCTGCGCTCCACCTCCCGGCACGTGGAGCGGCGGCTGACCGCGTGGCTCGCCGCCCTGGACATTCGCCACGAGCAGCGGCCGGAGGGGTCCCTGGTCCTGCGAGAAGGGTTCGGAACCCTGGAGGCCCTGCTGGACGCCTTCAGCCCCACCGAACGCGCTGACCTGTTCGCGGCGCCCTGCCGGGGGGACGGAGCGCCGGACCCCTGGCAGATGGCCCCGCTGGAACGCTGGGTGCAGCGGCTGGGCAGCGACTGGTTTTTCGCGGCCAGCGAGCAGCTCTGCTTTCACATGCAGCCCATCGTGCATCTGCGCGGGGGCGAGGTCTACGGGTACGAGGCGCTCGTGCGGGCGCCAGGGCAGGCGGGCCTGATCGGGGCGGGGGCGCTGCTGCAGGCGGCCAGCGCCCACGGTCAGGCCCGCGCCTTTGATGCTCAGGCCCGGCGCGGAGCGATCCGGCAACTCTACCCGCAGCTCGCGCCGCAGCAGGTGCTGTTCATCAACTTCGCGCCCGGCGTGGTCTACAACCCCGACGTGTGCCTGCAAACGACCTTCCAGACCTGCCGGGAGGTCGGCGCCGACTTCTCGCGGCTGCTGTTCGAGGTTACCGAGAGCGAGGCCTTTCCCGACCTCGGTCTGCTGCGCCGGATTCTCGACCGCTACCGGGCCGAGGGAGCGCAGGTGGCCCTCGACGATCTGGGGGCCGGGCACACCAGTCTGACCTACCTCGCCGAGCTGCGACCCGACGTGGTCAAGCTCGACCGCGCCCTGATCAGCGGGCTGCACGCGGATGACCGCCGCACGCCGCTGGTCCTTGCCCTGATCGAGTACGCCCACGACCTCGGCATCCGGGTGGTCGCCGAGGGCATCGAGACCGGGACCGAACTGTGCGTGGTGCGGGACCTCGGC
- a CDS encoding M42 family metallopeptidase translates to MLPALRDRLRELCDIGAVSGDERPLLRYLRTALAGRVDEFQIDVAGNAYALRRGPAPGPTVLIAAHTDEIGLMVKSIEPGGFVRFEKIGGVIDSLLPARAVRVRGVNGVIGMKSGHYQTEAERTQGRKANDLYIDLGCSSAAEVEALGVRIGDPVAFVSPLLEIGGQPHLVAGKAIDNRLGCAVLLELVLGEAPAAGTVVYTFTAQEEVGLKGAKLAAERFRPDLALALDTMPTGDTPDMSEHRDLNVRLGAGPALQVMAGPGGRANLLHPGVRDFLEEVAGERGVPLQACTFSGGSNDSAAMAWAGLGIAAGSLTLPRRYSHSPLELADLRDAVGALEVLRGVVGRLPALPDFTFLPDDA, encoded by the coding sequence ATGCTCCCTGCCCTCCGCGACCGCCTGCGCGAGCTGTGCGACATCGGCGCCGTCTCCGGCGACGAGCGGCCCCTGCTGCGATACCTCCGTACCGCCCTCGCCGGGCGGGTGGACGAGTTCCAGATCGACGTGGCGGGGAACGCCTACGCGCTGCGGCGCGGCCCCGCTCCCGGCCCCACCGTCCTGATCGCTGCCCACACCGACGAGATCGGCCTGATGGTGAAAAGCATCGAACCTGGCGGCTTCGTCCGCTTCGAGAAGATCGGCGGCGTGATCGACAGCCTGCTGCCCGCGCGGGCGGTGCGGGTGCGGGGCGTGAACGGCGTGATCGGCATGAAGTCGGGCCACTACCAGACCGAGGCCGAACGCACCCAGGGCCGCAAGGCGAACGACCTCTACATCGACCTGGGTTGCTCCAGTGCCGCCGAGGTGGAAGCCCTGGGCGTACGGATTGGGGACCCGGTCGCCTTTGTCAGCCCCCTGCTGGAGATCGGCGGCCAGCCCCACCTCGTCGCCGGGAAGGCCATCGACAACCGCCTGGGCTGTGCGGTGCTGCTCGAACTCGTGCTGGGCGAGGCACCCGCTGCCGGGACGGTCGTCTACACCTTCACCGCCCAGGAGGAGGTGGGCCTCAAGGGCGCGAAGCTTGCCGCCGAACGTTTCCGCCCCGACCTCGCCCTCGCGCTGGACACCATGCCCACCGGGGATACGCCCGACATGAGCGAGCACCGTGACCTGAATGTGCGGCTGGGTGCGGGTCCGGCGTTGCAGGTCATGGCCGGTCCGGGAGGCCGGGCGAACCTGCTGCACCCCGGCGTGCGCGACTTTCTGGAAGAAGTGGCCGGGGAGCGCGGAGTACCGTTGCAAGCCTGCACCTTCAGCGGCGGCTCCAACGACTCCGCCGCGATGGCCTGGGCCGGGCTGGGGATCGCGGCCGGGTCGCTGACCCTCCCCAGGCGCTACTCGCACTCGCCCCTCGAACTCGCCGACCTGCGCGACGCGGTCGGCGCCCTGGAGGTGCTGCGCGGCGTGGTGGGGCGCCTGCCCGCCCTCCCCGACTTCACCTTTCTCCCCGATGACGCCTGA
- a CDS encoding MFS transporter, translating into MTAPADAAAALRFPEFRALLLSSTFSSLASRMLAVAIGYQVYELTRSPLALGLLGLVEAIPALGLALIGGHYADRLDRRSILLVTRLVFAACTLGLALASRGADGDTVTLLYGLVFVAGVARGFGDPASSAFETRIVPASAFVNASAWLGSVGQATGIIGPALGGLLLATWSASGTYALIAGLTLTAWAALWRIAPKSQPAPPERENMAESIRGGLRFVRRDPVILGSMALDLFAVLFGGVVALLPVFASDILGVGPRGLGLMLAAPAVGALLVMLWATRHPPLRNSGRTLLLGVAGFGVSIIVFALSRDFYLSLVALFFTGVFDGVNMVIRKAILRLRTPDHLRGRVAAVSLLFIGSSNELGALESGVAASALGTVRSVWAGGLVTLLVVALVAWRVPALRSLHLGEAGPGDEGARPSPTPPPAPRQL; encoded by the coding sequence ATGACCGCCCCCGCCGACGCTGCCGCCGCCCTGCGGTTCCCGGAGTTCCGGGCGCTGCTGCTCTCCTCCACCTTTTCCTCGCTGGCGAGCCGGATGCTGGCGGTCGCCATCGGGTATCAGGTGTACGAGCTGACCCGCAGCCCGCTCGCCCTGGGGCTGCTGGGGCTGGTGGAGGCGATCCCGGCGCTGGGGCTGGCCCTGATCGGCGGGCACTACGCCGACCGGCTGGACCGGCGGTCGATCCTGCTCGTCACACGGTTGGTCTTCGCGGCGTGTACCCTGGGGCTGGCGCTGGCCTCACGGGGAGCCGATGGGGACACCGTGACGCTCCTCTACGGGCTGGTGTTCGTGGCGGGGGTGGCGCGGGGGTTCGGGGACCCGGCGTCGTCGGCGTTCGAGACGCGGATTGTCCCGGCGTCCGCCTTCGTGAATGCCTCGGCGTGGCTGGGCAGCGTGGGGCAGGCAACCGGGATCATCGGCCCGGCGCTGGGAGGCCTGCTGCTCGCCACTTGGAGTGCGAGCGGCACCTATGCGCTGATCGCGGGGCTGACGCTCACCGCTTGGGCGGCGCTGTGGCGCATCGCGCCCAAGTCGCAGCCCGCCCCCCCGGAACGCGAGAATATGGCCGAGAGCATCCGGGGCGGCCTGAGGTTCGTGCGGCGCGACCCGGTGATTCTGGGGTCGATGGCGCTGGACCTGTTTGCGGTGCTGTTCGGGGGAGTCGTGGCGCTGCTGCCCGTCTTCGCCTCCGACATCCTGGGGGTGGGACCGCGCGGGTTGGGACTGATGCTGGCGGCCCCGGCGGTCGGTGCCCTGCTGGTGATGCTGTGGGCCACCCGGCACCCGCCGCTGCGGAACAGCGGGCGCACCCTGCTGCTGGGGGTGGCGGGGTTCGGAGTCAGCATCATCGTGTTCGCCCTGTCGCGGGACTTTTACCTATCGCTGGTGGCCCTCTTTTTCACCGGGGTCTTCGACGGGGTGAACATGGTGATTCGCAAGGCGATCCTGCGGCTGCGGACCCCGGATCACCTGCGCGGGCGGGTGGCGGCGGTCAGCCTGCTGTTTATCGGGTCGAGCAACGAACTCGGTGCCCTGGAAAGCGGGGTGGCCGCGAGTGCCCTGGGCACCGTGCGCTCGGTGTGGGCGGGCGGGCTGGTCACGCTATTGGTCGTGGCCCTCGTCGCGTGGCGAGTGCCCGCGCTGCGCTCGCTGCACCTGGGCGAAGCGGGGCCAGGGGACGAGGGGGCGCGGCCCTCCCCCACCCCGCCGCCTGCGCCGCGTCAGCTCTGA
- a CDS encoding glycoside hydrolase family 43 protein, which yields MPDAARPRTYTNPVYPHYFADPFVLRHGDGYYAYGTSGRPHESGRVFEVLHSRDLLHWTPLGGALEPLGGENARDYWAPEVAFHAGEFYMYYSAGVGDKSHQLRVAVSGRPEGPFRDAGVILTPEDPFTIDASPFQDEDGEWYLYYARDFLDGERVGTALAVDRLEGMTRLAGEPRTVLRATADWQIFRRSREMYGATYDWYTLEGPFVVRRGGRYYCFYSGGAWEEPNYGVSYAVADHPLGPWTEPQADGPTLLRSVPGQVVGPGHNSVVTGPDGRDYLVYHAWDPQKTARRMCIDAIEWTPDGPRVDGPSFTPRPPPALRQS from the coding sequence ATGCCCGATGCTGCCCGGCCCCGCACCTATACCAACCCCGTCTACCCGCACTACTTCGCCGACCCCTTCGTGCTGCGTCACGGCGACGGCTATTACGCCTACGGCACCAGCGGGCGCCCCCACGAGTCGGGCCGCGTCTTCGAGGTGCTGCACTCGCGCGACCTGCTGCACTGGACACCGCTGGGCGGGGCCTTGGAGCCCCTGGGAGGCGAGAATGCCCGCGACTACTGGGCGCCGGAGGTGGCCTTTCACGCGGGCGAGTTCTACATGTACTACTCGGCGGGGGTGGGCGATAAGAGCCACCAGCTCCGGGTCGCCGTCTCCGGGCGCCCCGAGGGTCCTTTCCGCGACGCCGGGGTCATCCTGACGCCGGAAGACCCCTTCACCATCGACGCCAGCCCCTTTCAGGACGAGGACGGGGAGTGGTACCTCTACTACGCCCGCGATTTCCTCGACGGGGAGCGGGTGGGCACCGCGCTCGCGGTAGACCGCCTGGAGGGGATGACCCGGCTGGCCGGGGAGCCCCGCACGGTCCTGCGGGCCACCGCCGACTGGCAGATTTTCCGGCGCAGCCGCGAGATGTACGGGGCGACCTACGACTGGTACACGCTGGAGGGGCCTTTCGTGGTCAGGCGGGGTGGGCGCTACTACTGCTTTTACTCCGGCGGCGCGTGGGAGGAACCCAACTACGGCGTGTCCTACGCCGTGGCCGACCATCCCCTCGGCCCCTGGACCGAGCCCCAGGCAGACGGCCCCACCCTGCTACGCTCGGTGCCGGGTCAGGTGGTCGGTCCCGGCCACAACTCGGTGGTGACGGGTCCCGATGGGCGCGATTATCTCGTCTACCACGCCTGGGACCCGCAGAAGACGGCGCGGCGGATGTGCATCGACGCCATTGAATGGACGCCGGACGGCCCACGGGTGGATGGTCCCAGCTTTACCCCGCGCCCGCCGCCTGCGCTCCGTCAGAGCTGA
- a CDS encoding ABC transporter substrate-binding protein gives MNRTLTVTALLLAAGLGGVAAAQTQTSYKGPKVTLTYLHGFTGADRPVMERLIAQFNAAHPNIQVRAQAQPWGTTWQQLPSLVASGRAPDVVVINEDQITNFIARGAVSPLTNAELQSAGISKSRFYGPLFKTADYEGKSYGVPISSVAYVMFYNKDLMKKSGVTKVPTNRTELLAAARACTTDRSGRKPGQAGFDPKALNTWGISLYNNWVGSRLAYAAILQNGGSLVDKNLNASFNSPQAVEAVQFLVDLVQKQNVARPNSTEEAELAAFSQGKVCFFPSGQWYLDRFEQQKMNFGVAFVPRVGTKQDAAWGGSSHLTLPKQRAGYDANKRRAALAFVNWMTSPNQNLAWTEAGSLPVMPAVANNKKFENRPIAGVFEKLGNIYATSGFPWGGQVLGPFDNAWANAYSGKQSVKAALDAGVSEANKQIQQARKTFQ, from the coding sequence ATGAACCGGACCCTTACTGTCACCGCCCTGCTGCTCGCCGCCGGTCTCGGCGGAGTCGCCGCCGCCCAGACCCAGACCTCGTACAAGGGACCCAAGGTCACGCTGACCTACCTGCACGGCTTTACCGGCGCCGACCGCCCGGTGATGGAGCGGCTGATCGCGCAGTTCAACGCGGCGCACCCCAATATCCAGGTGCGGGCGCAGGCGCAGCCCTGGGGCACGACCTGGCAGCAACTGCCCTCGCTGGTGGCCTCGGGCCGGGCGCCCGACGTGGTCGTCATCAACGAGGACCAGATCACCAACTTCATCGCGCGGGGGGCCGTCTCGCCGCTCACGAACGCGGAATTGCAATCGGCGGGGATCAGCAAGTCGCGCTTTTACGGCCCGCTGTTCAAGACCGCCGACTACGAGGGCAAGTCCTACGGGGTGCCGATCTCCTCGGTCGCCTACGTGATGTTCTACAACAAGGACCTGATGAAGAAGTCGGGCGTGACCAAGGTGCCCACCAACCGCACCGAGCTGCTCGCGGCGGCCCGCGCCTGCACGACCGACCGCAGTGGCCGCAAGCCGGGGCAGGCGGGCTTCGATCCCAAGGCCCTGAACACCTGGGGCATCAGCCTGTACAACAACTGGGTGGGCTCGCGCCTGGCCTACGCGGCGATCCTGCAAAACGGCGGCTCGCTGGTCGACAAGAACCTCAACGCCAGCTTCAACTCGCCGCAGGCGGTGGAGGCGGTGCAGTTCCTGGTGGACCTCGTGCAGAAGCAGAACGTGGCCCGCCCGAACAGCACCGAGGAAGCCGAACTCGCGGCCTTCAGCCAGGGCAAGGTGTGCTTCTTCCCCTCGGGGCAGTGGTACCTCGACCGCTTCGAGCAGCAGAAGATGAACTTCGGGGTGGCCTTTGTGCCGCGCGTCGGCACCAAGCAGGACGCGGCCTGGGGCGGCAGCAGCCACCTCACGCTGCCCAAGCAGCGGGCCGGGTACGACGCCAACAAGCGCCGCGCCGCGCTGGCCTTTGTCAACTGGATGACCTCGCCGAACCAGAACCTCGCCTGGACGGAAGCCGGGAGCCTCCCGGTGATGCCCGCCGTCGCCAACAACAAGAAGTTCGAGAACCGGCCGATCGCGGGCGTGTTCGAGAAGCTGGGCAACATCTACGCGACCTCCGGCTTCCCCTGGGGCGGGCAGGTGCTCGGCCCCTTCGACAACGCCTGGGCCAACGCCTACAGCGGCAAGCAGAGCGTGAAGGCGGCGCTCGACGCCGGGGTCAGCGAGGCCAACAAGCAGATTCAGCAGGCCCGCAAGACCTTCCAGTAA
- a CDS encoding carbohydrate ABC transporter permease: protein MSLSLPGEAARPREGRRRRGGREGSALTPYLYLLPFMALFLVFVVYPVGYGLFVSLHRWDLLAETRPFVGLEYYRNLFDPETPQSQFFWNSMKNTGFFTLVSVPLLIGTSLGLALLLHRPIFGRAFFRSVFFLPGILTVSVMGILWRWMFDNQIGLVNAVRTDLLGMQPLPFLSTEGLAWVPIIVGTVWWTIGFNMTLYLAGLGNISQSYYEAAEIDGATPWAKFRFITWPLLAPVTLFVFVTTVLASFQLFGQTLVITAGGPNRTTQSTIQYITEEAFSNNQFSSASAMAFLFGLVMLIFTYLQFRIMARDARGEN, encoded by the coding sequence ATGAGCCTCAGCCTGCCGGGCGAGGCGGCCCGCCCCCGCGAGGGTCGGCGCCGCCGGGGAGGGCGCGAGGGCAGCGCCCTGACGCCCTACCTCTATCTGCTGCCCTTCATGGCCCTCTTTCTGGTGTTCGTGGTGTACCCGGTGGGCTACGGCCTCTTCGTGAGCCTGCACCGCTGGGACCTGCTGGCCGAGACGCGGCCTTTCGTGGGGCTGGAGTACTACCGCAACCTGTTTGACCCGGAGACGCCGCAGTCGCAGTTTTTCTGGAACTCGATGAAGAACACCGGCTTTTTCACGTTGGTGAGCGTGCCCCTGCTAATCGGCACGTCGCTGGGGCTGGCGCTGCTGCTGCATAGGCCCATCTTCGGGCGGGCCTTTTTCCGCTCGGTGTTCTTTCTGCCGGGCATTCTCACCGTCTCGGTGATGGGCATCCTGTGGCGCTGGATGTTCGACAACCAGATCGGGCTGGTGAACGCGGTGCGGACCGACCTGCTGGGCATGCAGCCGCTGCCCTTCCTCTCGACCGAGGGGCTGGCCTGGGTGCCCATCATCGTGGGGACGGTGTGGTGGACCATCGGCTTCAACATGACCCTGTACCTCGCGGGGCTGGGCAACATCTCGCAGAGCTACTACGAGGCCGCCGAGATCGACGGGGCGACTCCCTGGGCCAAGTTCCGCTTCATCACCTGGCCGCTGCTGGCCCCGGTGACCCTGTTCGTGTTCGTGACCACCGTGCTGGCGAGCTTCCAGCTGTTCGGGCAGACGCTGGTGATCACGGCGGGCGGCCCCAACCGCACCACCCAGAGCACCATCCAGTACATCACGGAAGAGGCCTTTTCCAACAACCAGTTCTCCAGCGCCTCAGCGATGGCGTTCCTGTTCGGGCTGGTGATGCTGATCTTTACCTACCTGCAATTCCGCATCATGGCGAGAGACGCCAGAGGGGAGAATTAG
- a CDS encoding carbohydrate ABC transporter permease: MVTPSTRAGAHASAPVATATARPPRRFRPPRDIPRFALLCVLAVIFLAPVYWMLATSVKPEVDVISTPTQWVPANPTLDNYREVLTSPDGNILRWMWNSFFVATVFTVLHVALCALTAYPLARMRFPGREAIFWFILGSMMIPGIVTLIPSYLMMIRFDWINSFHSLIWPGLAGAFGVFLLRQFFLGLPRELEEAARLDGANSLQVLWHVILPLSIPSLVTLAVFSFMGSWNNFIWPTFVVTDIDKLTLPVGVNTFSQRYVTDYGKLMASTAIASIPVLIAYLLAQRYLIAGLSTTGMKE; the protein is encoded by the coding sequence ATGGTGACACCCTCGACCCGTGCCGGGGCGCATGCGTCGGCCCCGGTCGCCACCGCGACCGCCCGGCCCCCCCGCCGCTTCCGGCCCCCGCGTGATATCCCGCGCTTCGCCCTGCTGTGCGTGCTGGCGGTGATCTTCCTGGCCCCGGTGTACTGGATGCTGGCGACCTCGGTGAAACCCGAGGTGGACGTGATCTCCACGCCGACCCAGTGGGTGCCCGCCAACCCCACGCTGGACAACTACCGCGAGGTGCTGACCTCGCCCGACGGGAACATCCTGCGCTGGATGTGGAACTCGTTTTTCGTGGCGACGGTGTTCACGGTGCTGCATGTGGCGCTGTGTGCGCTGACGGCCTACCCGCTCGCCCGGATGCGTTTTCCGGGGCGCGAGGCGATCTTCTGGTTCATCCTGGGGTCGATGATGATTCCGGGAATCGTGACGCTGATTCCCAGCTACCTGATGATGATCCGCTTCGACTGGATCAACTCCTTCCACTCGCTGATCTGGCCGGGGCTGGCGGGCGCCTTCGGGGTCTTTCTGCTGCGGCAGTTTTTCCTGGGGCTGCCGCGTGAGCTGGAGGAAGCGGCGCGGCTCGACGGGGCGAACAGCCTGCAGGTGCTGTGGCACGTGATTCTGCCGCTGAGCATTCCGTCACTGGTAACGTTGGCGGTGTTCTCGTTCATGGGGTCGTGGAACAACTTCATCTGGCCGACCTTCGTGGTGACCGATATCGACAAGCTCACGCTGCCGGTCGGCGTGAACACCTTCTCGCAGCGCTACGTGACCGACTACGGCAAGCTGATGGCCTCGACCGCCATCGCCAGCATCCCGGTGCTGATCGCCTACCTGCTCGCGCAGCGGTACCTGATCGCGGGCCTCTCGACCACCGGGATGAAGGAGTGA
- a CDS encoding glycoside hydrolase family 43 protein, whose amino-acid sequence MRLRLCSPASPLLAALLLGLGTSGAPAGAVGSGPLAQARPAAKPATYTNPVIPDDFPDPYILRVGSTYYAYGTNSGGVDLPVLKSSDLVRWQRVGEGMGRLGAWATGGYTWAPEVARTSAGYVLYYTARHTESGRQCIGVAVSKLPTGPFNDTNKAPLVCQLDLGGSIDASPFQDKNGQRYLYWKNDGNCCNQFTGIWVQKLSADGLKLIGAPKDLLYNGALWEGNLIEAPQVYTRAGKYYLFYSAADYNSDTYAVGYAVASSPTGPFRKLSREEAWLATKGKVAGPGGQGIITDGKGNPWLYYHAWTAGQIGYENGGQRSMRIDALTWKNGLAVLKGPSLTPQVAPARP is encoded by the coding sequence ATGCGCCTGAGACTGTGTTCCCCCGCCTCTCCCCTGCTCGCCGCCCTGCTGCTGGGGCTGGGCACGAGCGGGGCGCCCGCCGGAGCTGTGGGCAGTGGGCCGCTCGCGCAGGCCCGGCCCGCCGCCAAGCCCGCGACGTACACCAATCCCGTCATTCCCGACGATTTCCCCGATCCCTATATCCTGCGGGTCGGAAGTACCTACTACGCCTACGGCACGAACAGCGGCGGGGTGGACCTGCCCGTGCTGAAAAGCAGCGACCTCGTGCGGTGGCAGCGGGTGGGCGAGGGCATGGGACGGCTGGGGGCGTGGGCGACGGGCGGGTATACCTGGGCACCCGAGGTCGCCCGCACGAGCGCCGGATATGTCCTGTACTACACCGCCCGCCACACCGAGAGCGGGCGCCAGTGCATCGGCGTGGCGGTGAGCAAGCTGCCCACCGGCCCCTTCAACGACACGAACAAAGCCCCGCTGGTGTGCCAACTCGACCTTGGGGGAAGCATTGACGCCAGCCCCTTTCAGGACAAAAACGGGCAGCGCTACCTGTACTGGAAAAATGACGGCAACTGCTGCAACCAGTTCACCGGCATCTGGGTGCAGAAGCTCAGCGCGGACGGGCTGAAGCTCATCGGAGCACCGAAGGACCTGCTGTACAACGGGGCGCTGTGGGAGGGCAACCTGATCGAGGCGCCGCAGGTGTACACGCGGGCGGGCAAGTACTACCTCTTCTACAGCGCCGCCGACTACAACAGCGACACCTACGCGGTGGGCTACGCGGTGGCCTCCAGCCCGACCGGACCCTTCCGCAAGCTCAGCCGCGAGGAAGCGTGGCTGGCGACGAAGGGCAAGGTCGCCGGACCCGGCGGGCAGGGCATCATCACGGACGGCAAGGGCAACCCGTGGCTGTACTACCACGCCTGGACGGCGGGGCAGATCGGCTACGAGAACGGCGGGCAGCGGTCCATGCGGATCGACGCCCTGACCTGGAAAAACGGGCTGGCGGTGTTAAAAGGCCCCAGCCTGACGCCTCAGGTGGCCCCGGCGCGGCCCTGA
- a CDS encoding M42 family metallopeptidase, producing the protein MPAPQPSPEAQRLLTHLRGLVALTGPSGSEEDVIRAVHRAAAPLADRAEVDAFGNVVAVREAADPEARRLILAAHLDEVGFRVRAVTPGGFLRLEKVGGTDDRILLAQRVQVRTAEGPLLGVIGTRSAHLLTDADRSRVVPQAELYVDVGARSAEEAAGMGIRVGDPVGFVGELTELGRGSGRFVAHALDDRAGAAVLLALLERYRETPPPVTLIVAFTTQEEVGLRGATAVARTHEADVALALDMTAADDTPEFAAPHLRLGEGPTVKVMDFSTLSHPAVRRGLEAAAQARGLSVQPELLRGIGTDAGALQHAGRGIPAGAVSVANRYTHSPVEVLDLADLLGALELLDGFVQGLPDLDLRFVALEE; encoded by the coding sequence ATGCCTGCCCCCCAGCCGTCCCCCGAGGCCCAGCGCCTCCTCACCCACCTGCGCGGCCTCGTGGCCCTGACCGGCCCCAGCGGCTCGGAGGAGGACGTGATTCGTGCCGTGCACCGCGCCGCCGCGCCGCTGGCCGACCGGGCAGAGGTGGACGCCTTCGGCAACGTGGTCGCCGTGCGCGAGGCCGCCGACCCGGAGGCCCGACGCCTGATCCTCGCCGCGCACCTCGACGAGGTGGGCTTCCGGGTGCGGGCCGTCACGCCGGGGGGCTTTCTGCGGCTGGAAAAGGTGGGCGGCACCGACGACCGCATCCTGCTCGCCCAGCGGGTGCAGGTGCGGACCGCTGAAGGGCCACTGCTGGGCGTGATCGGCACGAGGAGCGCCCATCTCCTCACCGACGCCGACCGTTCCCGCGTGGTGCCGCAGGCCGAGCTGTACGTGGACGTGGGCGCCCGCAGCGCCGAGGAAGCGGCGGGGATGGGCATCCGCGTGGGCGACCCGGTAGGCTTCGTGGGCGAGCTGACCGAACTCGGGCGCGGCAGCGGCCGTTTCGTGGCCCACGCTCTCGACGACCGCGCGGGGGCGGCGGTGCTGCTCGCCCTGCTGGAGCGTTACCGCGAGACGCCGCCGCCCGTCACCCTGATCGTGGCCTTCACCACCCAGGAGGAAGTCGGCCTGCGCGGGGCCACCGCCGTCGCCCGCACCCATGAGGCGGACGTGGCCCTCGCACTGGACATGACGGCCGCCGACGACACCCCCGAGTTCGCCGCGCCGCATCTGCGGCTGGGGGAGGGTCCCACCGTCAAGGTGATGGACTTTTCCACCCTCTCGCACCCCGCCGTGCGCCGGGGGCTGGAGGCCGCCGCCCAGGCCCGTGGCCTGAGCGTGCAGCCCGAGCTGCTGCGCGGCATCGGCACCGACGCGGGGGCACTGCAACACGCGGGCCGGGGCATTCCGGCGGGCGCGGTGTCGGTCGCCAACCGTTACACCCACAGCCCGGTGGAGGTGCTGGACCTCGCGGACCTGCTCGGGGCGCTGGAACTCTTGGACGGCTTCGTGCAGGGGTTGCCGGACCTCGACCTGCGCTTCGTGGCGTTGGAGGAGTAA
- a CDS encoding GGDEF domain-containing protein has protein sequence MLPYSAQSYGGGGAFDGPTLPLTLLFTHGPLILALRSFAEARVALSEARVRAQTMHDLAHRDSLTGLLNRRALERDLVGYPRRAGAVLAVIDVDGLKGVNDSLGHAAGDDLLRRFAAGFARAVGPGGRAYRISGDEFALLIPGPASPDLEELAESVAAEVRRTYPQAGASVGGAPWQAGESASAWLARADRAMYRHKERERPPAPPEHLN, from the coding sequence GTGCTGCCCTACAGCGCCCAGAGCTACGGGGGCGGCGGGGCCTTCGACGGGCCGACCCTGCCCCTGACCCTGCTGTTCACCCATGGCCCGCTGATTCTGGCCCTGCGTTCTTTCGCCGAGGCGCGGGTGGCGCTCTCCGAGGCCCGCGTCCGCGCCCAGACCATGCACGACCTCGCGCACCGCGACTCGCTCACCGGGCTGCTCAACCGCCGCGCCCTCGAACGCGACCTCGTGGGATACCCGCGCCGGGCGGGGGCCGTCCTCGCCGTGATCGACGTGGACGGTCTCAAGGGGGTCAACGATTCCCTGGGCCACGCCGCCGGAGACGACCTGCTGCGGCGTTTCGCGGCCGGGTTCGCCCGCGCCGTGGGACCGGGGGGCCGCGCCTACCGCATCAGCGGCGACGAGTTCGCCCTGCTGATTCCCGGCCCGGCCTCTCCCGACCTGGAAGAACTCGCCGAGTCAGTCGCCGCAGAGGTGCGCCGGACCTACCCCCAGGCCGGGGCCAGCGTGGGGGGTGCCCCCTGGCAGGCAGGCGAGAGCGCGAGTGCCTGGCTCGCCCGCGCCGACCGCGCCATGTACCGCCACAAGGAACGGGAACGCCCGCCCGCGCCGCCGGAACATCTGAATTGA